One genomic window of Blastocatellia bacterium includes the following:
- a CDS encoding glycoside hydrolase family 3 N-terminal domain-containing protein, producing the protein MIERFSALKPITCKTSRSGRAGRWLGSLLVMLMLLMLIAVPGIAQRGRRPASVTAPLSEREKRFVRDLMKKMRLDEKVSQMVMIWTNAPFMNVQSEPFQKLRQAVLDNKIGGIIVGITNVYEAAIHIARLQELARIPLLVAADLEAGPAMRILEATSFPFNMGLGATGDPSLAYEQGKITAREARALGINMIFAPVADVNNNPANPIINIRSYGEDPEMVAQFVEAFIRGAQENGVLATAKHFPGHGDTSVDSHRSLPVINVPRQRLEEVELVPFRRAIAAGVAAIMSAHIALPQIDPTPAPPLIPEAPPDKILPTVSPIEYERAGTLPATLSEPILTGLLRRDLGFNGLIVTDAMDMGGIVAHFEAGDAAVRAVRAGADMILMPPNPERAIAAIVEAVQKKEIPESRIDASVERILAAKVRLGLFTERFVDLDDIDTIVAAPDAVRTAEDAAARSLTLLRDSRQLIPLADAKNKRILHLAVVAEENRSAAGRTLTAELEKRAPRTEMFVVDARTGNEEIQMLLDRVARFDVIIMSLFVRPQSYRGSIALPPPGDRLLRALLANNLPLIVVSFGNPYFLLTYPDIGTYLLAWGDYRLSVPSQRAVARALLGEAPITGKLPVTFPGLYPRGFGIEVGVKETK; encoded by the coding sequence ATGATCGAACGATTCTCCGCACTCAAACCGATTACGTGTAAAACCTCTCGCTCTGGCCGAGCGGGCCGGTGGCTCGGATCTCTGCTCGTCATGCTCATGCTGCTCATGCTCATCGCCGTACCGGGGATTGCCCAGCGGGGTCGGCGACCGGCGTCGGTGACAGCTCCTCTGTCCGAACGCGAGAAACGATTCGTCAGGGATCTCATGAAGAAGATGCGCCTGGACGAGAAAGTGAGTCAGATGGTGATGATCTGGACGAATGCCCCGTTCATGAACGTTCAGAGCGAGCCCTTTCAAAAGCTCCGGCAGGCCGTTCTCGATAACAAGATCGGCGGGATCATTGTGGGGATCACCAACGTCTACGAAGCGGCGATTCACATCGCCCGTCTCCAGGAGCTGGCGCGGATTCCTTTGCTCGTCGCGGCGGATCTGGAAGCCGGTCCGGCCATGCGCATTCTGGAGGCCACATCCTTCCCCTTCAATATGGGCCTCGGGGCCACGGGGGATCCGTCACTGGCCTACGAACAGGGAAAGATTACCGCGCGCGAAGCACGGGCCCTGGGAATTAATATGATCTTCGCCCCGGTGGCCGACGTGAACAACAATCCGGCGAATCCGATCATCAACATTCGGTCTTATGGGGAAGATCCGGAGATGGTCGCACAATTCGTCGAAGCCTTTATTCGTGGAGCGCAGGAGAACGGCGTCCTGGCGACGGCTAAACATTTTCCCGGGCACGGCGACACGAGCGTAGATTCCCATCGGAGTTTGCCCGTGATTAACGTTCCCCGCCAGCGGCTGGAGGAGGTTGAGTTGGTTCCCTTCCGGCGGGCGATAGCCGCCGGGGTGGCCGCCATCATGTCGGCTCACATTGCGCTGCCGCAGATTGATCCCACCCCCGCCCCGCCGTTGATCCCCGAAGCGCCGCCGGATAAGATCCTTCCGACGGTATCCCCCATCGAGTACGAACGTGCAGGGACGCTTCCCGCCACCCTCTCGGAGCCGATTCTCACGGGATTGCTCCGTCGAGACCTCGGATTCAATGGCTTGATCGTTACCGATGCGATGGATATGGGGGGCATCGTCGCCCATTTTGAAGCAGGAGATGCCGCTGTGCGCGCCGTCCGGGCTGGAGCCGATATGATCCTCATGCCTCCCAATCCCGAGCGGGCTATTGCCGCTATTGTGGAGGCTGTGCAGAAAAAAGAGATCCCTGAGTCTCGAATTGATGCGTCGGTCGAGCGCATCCTCGCGGCTAAGGTGCGACTGGGACTGTTCACCGAACGGTTTGTTGACCTCGATGACATTGATACCATCGTGGCCGCACCCGACGCGGTCCGGACGGCGGAGGATGCCGCGGCACGATCTCTCACACTGCTTCGGGATTCGCGGCAGCTCATTCCTCTGGCTGACGCGAAGAACAAGCGCATCCTTCACCTGGCCGTTGTCGCCGAAGAAAATCGCAGTGCCGCCGGGCGAACATTGACAGCCGAGCTGGAGAAACGCGCTCCTCGAACGGAAATGTTTGTCGTTGATGCGCGCACCGGAAATGAGGAGATTCAAATGCTCCTGGATCGTGTCGCTCGGTTCGACGTGATTATCATGAGTCTTTTCGTGCGTCCCCAGTCCTATCGCGGCAGCATCGCGTTGCCGCCCCCGGGAGATCGCCTTCTGCGCGCGCTTTTGGCAAACAACCTCCCGCTCATCGTCGTGTCCTTCGGCAATCCCTATTTCCTGCTCACTTATCCCGATATCGGCACCTATTTGCTCGCATGGGGCGACTATCGGCTCTCGGTGCCCTCGCAGCGGGCTGTGGCCCGAGCCCTTTTGGGCGAAGCGCCGATCACAGGCAAGCTGCCGGTCACCTTTCCGGGTCTCTATCCCCGTGGCTTCGGAATAGAAGTTGGCGTGAAGGAGACCAAATAG
- a CDS encoding sodium:solute symporter produces the protein MRLHPADIGIIVLYLVGTALLGILLARGQRTTRDYFVSGREVPWWAIALSIVATETSTVTFISVPGYAFMKGANGEGGDFTFMQLVCGYMVGRILISVLFIPLFFRGELLTVYQVLTVRFGETVRRAAASLFLITRSLADGFRLYATGIVLVALTGWSDPTSILIIGGVTILYTYLGGMKAVIWTDVIQFFIYIAGAIAAVLIIADRVPGGWAEIVRVGEQFDKFRFFDFTWDLSRSYTFWSGLVGGAFLTTATHGTDQLMVQRYLCSRTARQAIVALLASGAIVFAQFLLFLLIGVMLFVFYQHYPPAVPFARSDHVFPTFIVNELPTGLVGLVIAAVFAAAMSTLSSSLNSSAATAMTDWYRPLRRREHSEAHDLKLSRAMTLIWGLVQISVGLVARHLSQRVVDEVLGIAAFTNGAILGVFFLGTLTRRVDEKAALVGMAVGIGLMVYVRFFTHVAWPWYVLVGSVTTFLGGCLISLGREFSAARLAALKASKSQGV, from the coding sequence TATCTCGTGGGGACGGCATTGCTCGGTATCCTTCTCGCACGCGGCCAGCGCACGACCCGAGACTATTTCGTCAGCGGGCGGGAGGTTCCCTGGTGGGCTATTGCTCTGTCCATCGTGGCGACCGAGACGAGTACCGTGACCTTCATCAGCGTCCCGGGATACGCCTTCATGAAAGGCGCCAATGGCGAGGGGGGCGATTTCACCTTCATGCAATTGGTCTGCGGGTACATGGTGGGACGCATCCTGATCAGCGTCTTGTTCATCCCGCTTTTCTTTCGCGGCGAACTGCTGACGGTCTATCAGGTCCTGACAGTTCGATTCGGTGAAACGGTTCGCCGGGCGGCGGCGAGTTTATTTCTCATCACCCGGAGTCTGGCCGACGGTTTCCGTCTTTACGCCACAGGGATCGTCCTGGTGGCGCTCACCGGGTGGAGTGATCCCACGTCCATCCTGATCATCGGAGGCGTGACGATCCTCTATACCTATCTGGGCGGAATGAAGGCCGTCATCTGGACCGATGTCATTCAATTTTTCATCTACATCGCAGGTGCGATTGCGGCGGTCCTGATCATTGCCGACCGCGTTCCCGGTGGCTGGGCCGAGATCGTGCGCGTCGGGGAGCAGTTTGACAAATTCCGATTTTTCGATTTCACCTGGGACTTGAGTCGCAGTTACACGTTCTGGTCGGGACTGGTGGGGGGAGCATTCCTTACGACGGCGACGCACGGTACTGATCAGCTCATGGTTCAACGCTATTTATGCAGCCGGACGGCGCGACAGGCTATCGTTGCCTTATTAGCGAGCGGGGCGATCGTCTTCGCGCAGTTTCTTCTCTTCCTGCTGATCGGCGTCATGCTGTTTGTTTTCTACCAGCACTATCCCCCGGCAGTCCCCTTCGCCCGAAGTGATCACGTCTTTCCGACGTTCATCGTGAACGAGCTGCCGACGGGGTTGGTCGGATTGGTGATTGCGGCTGTTTTTGCGGCGGCGATGTCCACGCTTTCCAGCTCACTCAACTCCTCGGCGGCAACGGCGATGACCGATTGGTACCGTCCGTTGCGCCGTCGGGAGCATTCGGAAGCCCACGATCTCAAACTGTCACGGGCGATGACGCTCATCTGGGGACTCGTGCAGATCTCGGTGGGATTGGTTGCCCGTCATCTCTCTCAACGGGTGGTTGACGAGGTCCTCGGCATTGCCGCCTTCACCAATGGGGCAATCTTAGGGGTCTTCTTCCTCGGCACTCTCACAAGACGGGTGGATGAAAAAGCAGCGCTTGTGGGCATGGCGGTGGGAATTGGCCTGATGGTCTATGTGCGATTCTTCACTCATGTTGCCTGGCCCTGGTATGTTCTGGTCGGCTCGGTGACGACGTTTCTCGGCGGGTGTTTGATCTCCCTCGGGAGGGAGTTCAGCGCAGCTCGTCTGGCTGCCCTCAAAGCCAGCAAATCACAAGGAGTGTGA